A single region of the Xenopus laevis strain J_2021 chromosome 4L, Xenopus_laevis_v10.1, whole genome shotgun sequence genome encodes:
- the LOC108713653 gene encoding G-protein coupled receptor 54 has product MALEEEILDEMLNLSWGTINSSMLGDVYRTNESLVNRTETGTPPFLTDAWLVPLFFALIMLVGLIGNSLVIYVISKHRQMRTATNFYIANLASTDIMFLVCCVPFTATLYPLPSWIFGDFMCKFVAYLQQVTVQATCITLTAMSADRCYATLYPLRSLRHRTPKVAMLVSICIWIGSLLLSTPIIPYQKIQKGYWYGPRTYCIEQFPSDIMKKVCILYQFLAVYLLPLLTICLCYSLMLKRVGRPVVEPTDNNYQVQLLSERTIAMRSKISKMVIVIVLLFTICWGPIQLFSLFQGFYPGFQANYATYKIKTWANCMSYANSSINPIVYGFMGASFRKSFRKAFPFMFRNKVRDASITSATANNEMKFVAMESTNNELK; this is encoded by the exons ATGGCTCTCGAAGAAGAAATACTTGACGAGATGCTGAACCTGTCCTGGGGGACTATAAACAGCAGCATGTTGGGGGATGTATACAGGACCAATGAATCCCTGGTGAACCGGACTGAGACTGGAACCCCACCATTCTTGACTGATGCCTGGCTTGTGCCTCTTTTCTTTGCCCTGATCATGTTGGTTGGGCTGATTGGAAACTCTCTTGTTATTTATGTCATCTCCAAACACAGACAGATGAGGACTGCCACAAACTTTTATATAG CAAACTTGGCATCCACTGATATCATGTTCCTTGTGTGCTGTGTGCCTTTTACTGCAACGCTCTATCCTCTTCCCAGTTGGATATTTGGAGACTTCATGTGCAAGTTTGTGGCCTATTTACAGCAG GTAACAGTGCAAGCCACTTGTATCACCCTGACAGCAATGAGTGCCGACCGATGCTATGCCACACTATACCCACTGAGATCTCTGCGTCATCGCACCCCAAAAGTAGCCATGCTTGTTAGCATCTGCATATGGATAG GATCACTACTTCTGTCCACACCCATCATACCTTATCAAAAGATCCAAAAGGGTTACTGGTATGGGCCAAGGACTTACTGCATAGAGCAATTCCCATCAGATATTATGAAGAAGGTCTGCATCTTGTACCAGTTCCTAGCTGTTTACTTGCTGCCCTTATTGACCATATGTCTGTGTTACTCATTGATGCTGAAAAGGGTTGGTCGGCCAGTGGTGGAGCCAACTGACAACAATTACCAG GTCCAGCTGCTATCAGAAAGAACTATTGCTATGAGAAGCAAAATCTCCAAGATGGTTATAGTGATCGTTCTGCTTTTCACTATCTGCTGGGGTCCCATTCAGCTCTTCAGCCTATTTCAAGGATTTTACCCAGGCTTTCAAGCCAACTATGCAACCTACAAAATCAAAACGTGGGCCAATTGCATGTCTTATGCAAACTCTTCTATCAATCCCATAGTCTATGGCTTTATGGGAGCAAGCTTCAGAAAGTCTTTCAGGAAAGCATTTCCTTTTATGTTTCGAAACAAAGTAAGGGATGCAAGTATTACTTCTGCAACTGCAAATAATGAGATGAAGTTTGTTGCCATGGAGTCGACCAATAATGAGCTTAAGTAG